The proteins below come from a single Halomonas binhaiensis genomic window:
- a CDS encoding response regulator transcription factor — MSRPSAPGHSSAPRIAIIDDDDDLRQSLSWLLESVGLETVSYASGDEFLHAGVEGHAVLLLDVRMPGLSGLQVQQQLNAIERCPPLIMMTGHGDVPMAVCALKAGAFDFIEKPFNQQQLIDVIQQALAIQAQALQRHQQLDRLRQRYQALRPKEQEVLVEVARGHTSRDIATHLDLSTKTVEVYRYRIMKALDAASLPQLVRLAVALELVDALPDDGEPSS; from the coding sequence ATGAGTCGCCCCTCCGCCCCAGGCCACTCTTCAGCACCACGCATTGCCATCATCGACGATGATGACGATCTGCGTCAGTCACTCTCCTGGCTGCTTGAGTCGGTAGGACTCGAGACAGTCAGCTACGCTAGTGGTGATGAATTTCTTCATGCCGGGGTAGAAGGCCACGCCGTCTTGCTGCTCGATGTGCGCATGCCAGGCTTGAGTGGCCTGCAAGTGCAGCAACAGCTCAATGCTATCGAGCGATGCCCGCCCTTGATCATGATGACCGGCCATGGCGATGTCCCCATGGCTGTTTGCGCGCTCAAGGCCGGCGCCTTTGACTTCATCGAAAAGCCTTTCAACCAGCAACAGTTGATCGACGTCATCCAGCAGGCACTGGCCATACAGGCGCAAGCCTTGCAGCGTCATCAGCAATTGGACAGGCTCAGGCAGCGTTATCAGGCCCTGAGGCCAAAGGAACAGGAAGTACTGGTCGAAGTCGCTCGTGGCCATACCAGTCGAGACATCGCCACTCACCTGGATTTGAGCACCAAGACGGTGGAGGTTTACCGCTACCGCATCATGAAGGCCCTTGACGCCGCCAGCCTGCCGCAACTGGTACGTCTCGCCGTAGCGCTGGAACTGGTCGATGCATTACCCGATGACGGTGAGCCATCGTCCTGA